From the Desulfohalovibrio reitneri genome, one window contains:
- a CDS encoding aldo/keto reductase has protein sequence MEYVTIPGTGMEVSRVALGTWAIGGWMWGGTDEDESIRTIHAALDKGVNLVDTAPVYGFGRSEEIVGKALEQWREPREKVCISTKVALEWDDEGTVVRNSTRERILKEVEDSLKRLRTDYLDVYYIHWPDPLVPFEETAEVMNRLLQDGKVRAIGVSNYSQQQMDTFRKAAPINLCQPPYNIFERQIEEDVKPYCEKNNIGLMTYGALCRGLLSGKMTADREFTGDDLRKVDPKFQQPRFDQYLNAAEKLDGIAHEKYSSNLLPFAVRWVLDKGVQIALWGGRHPHQMDALPEVFGWSLDNEDMERIDRLLEVEIRNPAGPEFMAPPNRKEADLG, from the coding sequence ATGGAATACGTCACCATCCCTGGAACCGGCATGGAGGTATCCCGCGTGGCCCTGGGCACTTGGGCCATCGGCGGCTGGATGTGGGGCGGCACGGATGAGGACGAGTCCATCCGCACCATCCACGCCGCCCTGGACAAGGGGGTCAACCTGGTGGACACCGCCCCGGTCTACGGCTTCGGCCGCTCCGAGGAGATCGTGGGCAAGGCGTTGGAGCAGTGGCGCGAACCGCGCGAGAAGGTGTGCATCTCCACCAAGGTGGCCCTGGAATGGGACGATGAGGGCACGGTGGTCCGCAACTCAACCAGGGAGCGCATTCTCAAGGAGGTCGAGGACTCCCTCAAGCGGCTGCGGACCGACTACCTCGACGTTTACTACATCCACTGGCCCGATCCGCTGGTTCCTTTCGAGGAAACGGCCGAGGTCATGAACCGGTTGCTTCAGGACGGCAAGGTTCGGGCCATCGGCGTGTCCAACTACTCGCAGCAGCAGATGGACACCTTCCGCAAGGCCGCGCCCATTAACCTCTGTCAGCCGCCCTACAACATCTTCGAGCGGCAGATCGAGGAGGATGTGAAGCCCTACTGCGAGAAGAACAACATCGGCCTGATGACATACGGTGCCCTCTGCCGGGGGCTGCTTTCCGGCAAGATGACGGCCGACAGGGAGTTCACCGGCGACGACCTGCGCAAGGTTGACCCCAAATTCCAGCAGCCCCGCTTTGATCAATACCTGAACGCGGCTGAGAAGCTAGACGGCATCGCCCACGAGAAATACTCCAGCAATCTCCTGCCCTTCGCCGTGCGATGGGTGCTGGACAAAGGAGTCCAGATCGCCCTGTGGGGCGGCCGCCATCCCCACCAGATGGATGCCCTGCCGGAGGTATTCGGCTGGAGCCTGGACAACGAGGACATGGAGCGAATCGACCGGCTCCTGGAGGTGGAGATCCGCAACCCCGCCGGGCCGGAGTTCATGGCGCCACCCAA